Genomic DNA from Solanum pennellii chromosome 3, SPENNV200:
AACTCATACACATTGTTAACTTGATGCAGGAATTAAGTACTTCGTGGGACATAAAAGCTACTCCAACATTCATTTTCTTTAGAGATGGCCGTCAAGTGGACAAACTAGTAGGCGTCAAAAACCAAGAGCTCCAACAGAAGTTGATGAATCTCGCAGAGTCTACAAGGTCCCCAGGATGATAATACTGTTGCTTCGCTGCAGtaggaaaaaatatgaaattctgAAACTCTGGTTTTGTCGCGTTAATTTTGCCATTTACTGCTGCTGTAACAATATTCTTACGTGTTTCTATGTATATTAAGCCAAGTACTGGGATATAACGAAGTAAAAATTTGCAGCTTGGAAACTATTGCATAGGCCTTCTGTGTTGTTAGGGTCAACATTATCTCATATAGTTGGGTTAAGACCTAACAAAGGAGCTTTTCGCAATTAAGGTTTTAGAGAAATTTTTCAACACAGCATGTTCAATGGACCTTCCAAACTATATGAGATACTGTTTTCTGATATAACTCATTTGTACAAGTCACAATATAGACACTTCTTACTCAATACTTCCTCGTGTTGTGGAAAGGTAGATGACAAACATAGAGTTGTAAGCCCTTGGTAGGGTTCTTATACAAGCAAGTATTTCCAAcatagttatatatatacatcataagaACATTCCCTATAAGTGTCTCAAGAAGTAAATAGCAGGGAATTAGAAAAAAGCTCCTATGCCTCGGAAACCATGGTAGGGTTAAGAGTGAGAGAACACACGTGATGGTTAATTATTCTGCTGGCCGCACATAACTGAAATCCTTGAAGGGGTTATCACCAGATTTTGGACTAGCAGCAGGAGAATCTAGCAAAGGCATGCTGGTCCATTGCTCTTCAAAATTGGCAATACACAGCTTCCCTGAAACTTGGGGACAGAAACTTGGTTGAATTTCTCGAGCATCTAACTTCTTCCAATAGATAGACTTGAACCATTTGTGACTTTTTATCTCATCACTACCTATTGATCCACAGCCAAGGCGCTTGCTTGCATCCTTGTGTAGCAGCTGAAGAAATACAAACACATAAGATTGATAACAATCCTCTAGTTTCCACATTTAGCACGGTAGATGGTATTTACACATTAGTTGATACATAACACTATCTAGTAAGCAGTAGGGCCTTCCAAATTATCTTTAGCTTTGTATCCCAAGTAGAATATACAGAAGTGAGTCGTAGAGCAGCTCAACGAGGTTTGGTTTTACTGGTAAGATGAAATTTGATCCTACTTCTTAGTAgaattaatttcttcatatatGGCATAAAAGTAgcatataataacataaataagtgATATGTGATCTGAAGCATTTAAATGGACCAGCAAGACATGAAGTGCCTGCTATATTAAGATATATCAGTTAGTCGGTAACCACTCTCATATCATAGAAAGAAATGTAGCTTACCCCTTTCAACAATGAATGTGCATCACTAGACAAAAATGCTGGCAGCTTAATCTTGTCTTTTATGATCTTTTGTTGAACTTTCTGTCGGTTCCCAACAAATGGAGGCTGAAAAAATCCACATGAGGAAAAGATTAGGTTACTGAAATACAGCTTATCTAAAGTAAACATATGAAGGATGTATATTAAGTGAGAAATATAAATGTTAATGAAGTCATAGAAGAAGTTATGACAGACGATTGCATTAGTGTACAATAGCATAGACAACAAAGTTACATGATATGTGTAGACCAAGTGTAAAGAGAGACAATGATTTCCTTAACTTTGAACCTACTGATAACTAGAAagctttatatttttttactactGCTGCAACCGACTGAAGGAATTCAAAGTTAAGGGCAACTTattaaacaaaataacaaaCCTTTCCTGTCAGCATCTCATACAATAGAACTCCCACGCTCCACCAGTCTGCAGCCTTATCATGACCTTTTCCAAGAACAATTTCAGGTGCCATATATTCAATAGTTCCACACAAAGAGTTGGATCTCGTGTTCTCATCAAATTGCTTAGCAAGGCCAAAATCAGTCAGCACTACCTGCAGCAGCCATAATACAAATTCAAAAGGTCAATGGAGGACGCCCGCAAATGATTCCAAATCCTTGTGAAACCGAACAACAAAGTTTTTTCAGTTATCCACTAATAGAACTAAAAACTAGTCCATGGTTTTTCCATGAAAATCAAAAGGAAGTAACAAGAAAGCAACGAAAAGAAGGGTTGTGGAAAAGGGATATCTTACGTGCCCATCAGCATCCAAAAGAATATTTTCTGGCTTAAGATCCCTGTGCATTATGCCATTAGAATGGAGGTGAGAAACAGCAGAAACAATCTCAGCAGTGTAGATGCGTGCCAAATCCTCCCTGAAAAGAATTAAGTTAGTTTGTTACTTGAACCACAGTAGTCCTAGATCTTTTAGAAGGGGTATTTCATCATGCATTGCTACCTGAATAAGCCTTGCCtatggagttgaaagaaaaggTGTCCTCCGTTAACAAAGTCAAGGACAAGGTATAGTCTGTATTTGGTCTGCATTAAgaggaaataaataaagagaaatcAATAACACTCAAAAGTTTCATACAATGTAAACTACACAGATACATATTAAGGAAACAGAGGGTGTAGTTCACAGCTAAGAACCAAGTTTGAGGCTTTAAATTCCTCATCGTAGTGGGCTGGAGTTGCATAAAATGTATGCAAGTCCAAAAAGCTGTTATAAAGAgatcaatttatataaaactgAAAGCAAAGCATCACCTGGAAAGAGTATCTGAGCTGCACAACAAATGGATGATCTATTTTTGTCAGTACATCCCTCTCTGTATTCATATACTCAGCGTGATCTTTCTCCAAAATCTTATCTTTCCGCATAACCTTCATTGCAAGAATTTCAGAAGTCCCAATCTTCCTCACctgatatacttttccaaatgCACCTTGTCCAACAACCTTTAAGACTTCAAAATCATTAAGTCCCACAGATCTTGGGGTATTAGCATCAGCATGAACATCACTTTTATCAGTAACAGCAGAATCGGAAGTAGCTTCTTCAAGATGATCATTGGTCTCTCCACTATCACCCTCAACAAGCTCTAACATGTGTTCACTCTCACGAAGTGTGAGTTTGCTAAGCTTCAACGATTGACTGACATAGTTTGTCGGACCAACAAAGGAATGAGAACGGCTATAAATTACAGCTGGTTCTTCATATATAAATCCATTTGTTTCCGACATTGCAACATTCTCAGAGCTCAAAACTTGAGCTGGAGCAGGACCAAATATGTCCGAGAAATCCATATCAACATCATCAAGTGATACAACTTTGGGGTGTTGCAATGGGAGCAGCACGTGGTTGTTGAAAGGCTTCCCAGTTGGTTGTGTAGCAGAAACCATTTTCCAATTGAGTTACACAGGGAGGGAGGGAATACAGTAGATCAACCCCAACTTCTGCACGGCTACGGGAGAACTACCCTTGAAGGTCGCCTCACGATAGCCTTGAAAAGAAGGAAATTCTCAAATACAACAAGTGTTCCGAAAAACTGGTGGAAGAGGCTGACCAAAATCCAGAAAAGTGAGCTGTTCTCGTTTCCCGCTTTACAGGAAAGAGTGGCTGCAGCAGTGCTTCTCGAATTCATGAAGAACATGCAAACCATGCGGTGTTTATTAAACCAAATACCCCTGGAAGGTTTAGAAGAGAACTGTCAGTGTATCTAGCGAGCGAGAACAACATTGACTAGTAAcctaacattaaaaaaatgctCACAGGATGTTAAACAAACAAAGATGAAACAAGATGAGAAGGGAATCAAAGGGAAGTAGAAACAATCAGTCGCAGGCGTCTGGACAAAATAGCAAAACTCAATGATTCCGACTTAGTTAAATgcaaatttcattcttttaaaaagtaaatagtGTAAAATCTGTATGAATTGTAAAAAACACATTAATCATCTCTTATAACCTTATGCAAAGGAAGCTGAATCCTTCAATTGGATATAAATTCCAACACCCGTTGTCAAAACTATCTTAATAGTGAATTAAACCTACCTATGCTGATCACATCAATATCATCaaccaaaaaattttaaatgatacTCCTTTCTTGGTACAGTTGAAATTTGGATATTCAACCTTTATATGTCTTCTAGATagagttgttaattattgtgattttttttacataattttcaaatatatatacatatattatttcaaaaaagttaAAGCTTCTATGTCCGAGAAATTTGAAGGTAGGAATTCCAATTATACCACATAATTGGGACAAAGAGGTAACAATTGATTAGCTAATCTGATTTCAGTACATAACAGAAACCCTTAAACCTATAAAAATCTCACCCTACAACTCCTGATTCCCAATCTGAATCACGAATTCAATATGCATATAAGTTGAAATTTAGCTTAACATAACCACAAATATAGCAGCAACAGATGATCAATTCctcaaacaaacaacaaaaatcaaatttaataacTCAACCAGaataaacacaagaaaatcAAATACAGAAAAACACTCATGCATAATCAATAAAacagttaaaaaaaaactccaacTCCATGGAAGGGAAATAGATGTAAATTTACCTGATTGAAATAGCAGAAAGAACAGAAACAAAAGAAGAGAGacttatatatgatgaaataatcCGTCGCGTGGCCGCTTATAACCAACTTTGGAACCGAAACTTATTCCTTTTACGTATCGATTTTATattagtaataatttaatttcaaaatatttattttacttttttttaaatttcgtatcaaatcaagttaaaatttatttaaaatacgCTTTGCGATCGTGGATGACGTGGCACATTTTTAGTGGCTGTTGGAATAACGTCCAGCTTTGGATCCgaatcaaaaacaatttttttttattttaagaaaaatatttggaaaacgTTGGCGGCATGCCAACTCAACAGTGCATTATTTCTTCACGGAAAGGTTATACTTATGTTTACTTTTATACCCTCGGCACGATTATCGAGGAAACCTCTCCTGATGATCTGAAATTAATAATGTGTTTTGAAATTATGGCATATTCCAATCCCCAAAAGCATAACCTTTTCTAATATACAGTTGTACACGTACCAAAATAAGGAACAACCTTTTATTTGGATTAATTCCTCACctcataaaataactttttttttttttaaatttgtgtgtgaaaataaaatttttaattaaaaagaaatgaaaatttaattagaaTCGTAGATGGTTTTAAGaagtcaattattttttaaaaaaaattaaaaaaagttaatctGCTTCTCTTTTTAGATTTTACTTCAGGAACAATTGCAAATCATATGATTGATAAATCAGATGACAAAAACTtatactaaaaattaaaatattattatatgaaaattg
This window encodes:
- the LOC107012474 gene encoding serine/threonine-protein kinase AtPK2/AtPK19-like — protein: MVSATQPTGKPFNNHVLLPLQHPKVVSLDDVDMDFSDIFGPAPAQVLSSENVAMSETNGFIYEEPAVIYSRSHSFVGPTNYVSQSLKLSKLTLRESEHMLELVEGDSGETNDHLEEATSDSAVTDKSDVHADANTPRSVGLNDFEVLKVVGQGAFGKVYQVRKIGTSEILAMKVMRKDKILEKDHAEYMNTERDVLTKIDHPFVVQLRYSFQTKYRLYLVLDFVNGGHLFFQLHRQGLFREDLARIYTAEIVSAVSHLHSNGIMHRDLKPENILLDADGHVVLTDFGLAKQFDENTRSNSLCGTIEYMAPEIVLGKGHDKAADWWSVGVLLYEMLTGKPPFVGNRQKVQQKIIKDKIKLPAFLSSDAHSLLKGLLHKDASKRLGCGSIGSDEIKSHKWFKSIYWKKLDAREIQPSFCPQVSGKLCIANFEEQWTSMPLLDSPAASPKSGDNPFKDFSYVRPAE